CGGCTCGCAAGGTCCGAGCGAGCCGATGTCGTGGTGATGGACATCCGGATGCCCGGCGTCGACGGCATCGAGGCGACCCGGCTGATCGGCCGGGACGAGGACCTGGCCGGGGTGAAGGTGCTCGTCCTGACCACCTTCGAGGTCGACGAGTTCGTCGTCGAGGCGCTCCGGGCCGGGGCCAGCGGATTCCTCGGCAAGGGCGTCGACCCCGCCCAACTCCTCGACGCCGTCCGGCTCGTCGCGGCCGACGAGGCGCTGCTCTCACCGACCGCGACCAAGAAGCTCATCGCCCGCTTCCTCGCACAGCCGTCCCCCGGGGCGCTCTCCGACCCCGGTCGGCTCGCCACGCTGACACCCCGGGAGCGGGAGGTGATGACCCTCGTCGCCAGCGGGCTGTCCAACGCCGAGATCGCCGAACGCCTCTTCGTCACCCCGGTCACCGTCAAGACCCACGCCAACCGGGCCATGGCCAAGCTCGGCGCCCGCGACCGGGCTCAACTCGTCGTCATCGCCTACGAGAGCGGCCTGGTCCGCGCCGGGGAGACCCGGCCCTGACACCTCGCGGCGGCGGACCGGCGCCCGGGCGCGCCACGCCCCGGGGCGCCGCCGTATGCCCGCCGACTCGGCGAAACGAACGCGTTAAGCGGGTGAAGCCTGTGGCCGTGGTCGTGGCGTGGGGCATGGATGAGGCTCCCGGCCGTATCCGGACGAGTCGGTGGACACGACGCGCTGGAGGCGAGCGATGAACCACAGAGCCGAACAAGCCGACCCCACCATCCACCGGGTCCCGGTCCTCATCGTCGGCGGTTCCCTGGTCGGCCTGTCGACCTCGGTGTTCCTGGGCCGGCTGGGGGTGCGGCACACCCTGGTGGAGCGCCATTCCGGCACCTCCATCCACCCCCGCGGCCGCGGCAACAACGTCCGCACGATGGAGCTGTTCCGCACGGCCGGTGTCGAGCCGATGATCCGTCAGGCGGCCGCCACGCTGGCCGACAACCACGGGATCCTCCAGACCCCGACCCTGGTCGGCGACGCGGGCGAGTGGCTCTTCAAGGAGATCGACGCGGGCGGCGGACTGGCCCGCTTCAGCCCGAGTTCCTGGTGCCTGTGCAGCCAGAACGACCTGGAACCGGTGCTGCTCGACCACGCCAGGCGGCTCGGCGGCGACCTGCGCTACGCGACCGAGCTGATGTCGTTCGACAGCGGGCCCGACGGTGTCACCGCGGTGGTCAAGAGCCGCGAGACCGGCGAGCACACCACGTTCCTCGCGGACTACCTGGTGGCCGCCGACGGCCCCCGCAGCCCCGCCCGCGAGCAGCTCGGCATCGGCCAGAGCGGTCCCGGTGACCTGTTCAGCAACGTCAGCATCACCTTCCGCTCCCGCCGGCTCGCCGACGTGGTGGGCGAGCGCCGCTTCATCGTCTGCTACCTCACCGACCCGGACGCCGACGGCGCCCTGCTGCCCGTGGACAACCGGGAGAACTGGGTCTTCCACGCCCCCTGGCACCCCGAACGCGGCGAGACGCTGGAGGAGTTCACCGACGAGCGCTGCACGGACCACATCCGCCGCGCGGTCGGCGTCCCCGACCTCGACGTGGAGATCACCGGGCGGGCCCCCTGGCACGCCGCCCAGCGGGTCGCCACGAGGTATCGCGCGGGCCGTGTGTTCCTGGCCGGCGACTCGGCCCACGAGATGTCCCCCACCGGTGCGTTCGGCTCCAACACCGGTATCCAGGACGCCCACAACCTCGCCTGGAAGCTCGCCGCGGTGCTCGGCGGCTGGGCCGGTGAGGGTCTGCTGGACTCGTACGACGCCGAGCGCCGCCCGGTCGCGGAGGCGACCAGCGCCCGTGCCGCCGCCCGGTCGGCCGAGCACAGCCACCCCGGCTACGCCCCGCCGCCCGGCACCGGCGGCGGCCCGCAGCGCGGCATCCTCAACGTGGCCCTCGGCTACCGCTATCCGGTGGGCGCGGTCGCCGGCACCGACCCCGCGACCCCGGTCGTGCCGGACCGCCTCGACCTGTCCGGGGAACCCGGCAGCAGGGCACCCCACCTGGCGGTACGGCACCGAGGGGAGCGGATCTCCACGCTGGACCTCTACGAGCGGTCGTTCGTGCTGCTCAGCGGGGCCGGCGACGCGGGCGGCTGGCACGAGGCCGCCGTACGCCTCGCCGCGGACACACCCGTCCCCCTGGACTCGTACCGGATCGGCGAGGGGACCGAGGCCGAGCTGACGCCCGAGGGCGGCACCGACTGGGCGGCGGCGCACGGTACGACGTCCGGGGGCGCCGTCCTGGTGCGGCCCGACGGGTTCGTGGCCTGGCGGGCACAGGGCCCGGCCCCGGACGCCGAGGCCGTGCTGCGGGAGGTCCTCGGGGCGGTGCTGTCCCTGGGCTGAGCTCCGCCCCTTCGTCGATCGGACGCCACGTCAGGCACGGTGCCGGGCGTGGCGTCAGACGTTGCGTCAGGTGTGCGCGAGGTGCCGCGGGGCGCCGGGCGGGCGGCCGGATTCACCCGTGTGATCGCCTTGAGTGGTGGGGGACGGGCCGCTGGATGACGGTGGATCACGTCGGAGGCGGGCCACATCAGCTGACGAAGCACCAGCTGCCCGGCCGCCGACGGAAGGAACGTCAGATGCGCTCTGCTCGCATGATTCTGGCCACCGCGGCCGCTTCGACCGTCCTCGCTCTCGGTGCCCCCGGCGCCTACGCGGCGGCCGGCGACGACTGGGACCAGACGGACTCCTCCTACAGCAAGGAGCAGGACAAGGAGCACGGCAAGGAGCACGGCAAGGGTGACCACGACCGGCCGCACGGTGGCGTGCACACCGGTGGCGGTGCGCTGACCGCGGTCAACGCGGACGACTGGGGCACCGCTAAGGACCCCAAGCACGACCCGGAGACCTACAAGGACAAGGACGACCAGAGCAAGGAGTCCGGCGGCTGGAGCGGCAAGCAGGAGGAGAGCGGCGGCGGCTGGAGCGGCAGCCACGAGAAGCCCAGCGGCGGCATGCACACCGGTGGCGGCGCGCTCGCCTCGCCGGGCATGACCGCGGGCGGCCTCGCCGTCCTGGCGGTCGCCGGAACCGGGCTGTACGCGGCGCGTCGTAAGAAGACCGCCGGAAGCCTGGCCTGACCCATGCCGGATGCGATAGCCGCTGAGGCCGCCACGCGTGCGCGCCGCGTGGCGGCCCGGCCGGCCGCACCGGGGCCCCGTCCCGTCCCCCGTGCGATCCGTCGCCCCGCCGGTCCCCGTCCCTCCCCCGTCCGATCCGCCACCGTGCCCCGGTGAGGTTGATTCCGTTGGCAGTTCGACCCTCTTCCCCCGCAGACAGCCCCGGCAACCGCCCGCTCGACAGTCTGGGCGGCGCCGCACCGGCCCCGAACGAGCGGGGATCCAGCAGCAGGATGGTGCTGGCCGCCGTAGCGGTCCTCGTCGTGGCCGTGAGCCTGTTCGGCGGCAACGACTCGTCGCCCGACGATCCGTCCCGCCCGCCGCAGGCCGCCCCCGTCTCCGGGTCGGCCCCGGCGGCGGGCAACCCGGCGGACGGTCCGGCGCCGACCGCGGCCGAGGGCAGGCATCTGCCGCGCTCGGCGCCCGTGCGCCTGCTCATCCCCAAGATCTCGGTCGACGCCCCCTTCACCCAGCTGGCGATCGGTCCCACGGGGCAGCTCCAGCCCCCGCCGGCCGCCAACACCAACCTCGTCGGCTGGTACGCCGACGGCGCCTCCCCCGGTGAGACCGGTACGTCGATCATCGCCGGGCACGTCGACACGGCGACCTCGGCCGCCGTCTTCGCGCGGCTGGGAGAGCTGCGCAAGGGAGACGTCTTCCACGTCGACCGGGCCGACGGAAGCCGGGCGAGCTTCACGGTCGACAGCGCGGAGACCTTCGCCAAGGACGACTTCCCCAGTCAGCGGGTGTACGGCGACACCGCCCAGGCCCAGGTCCGGCTCATCACCTGCGCGGGCGACTACGACCACTCGGTCAAGGACTACACCGACAACCTCGTGGTCTTCGCCCACCTCACCTGAGCCGGTTCCGGCCGTCCGACCGTCGATCACCCGCTCGGTGCATACGAGTCGCGCCCTTCACAGCGCGGGCACAGGATCGAGGCACGCCGACGTCACCCCCCGTGTGGCCGACGTCCGTCCGTCCCCCACCAAGGAGTTGTGCGCAGCATGACCACCACGTCCGAACGTGTCACGAAACCGCTTGCACAACAGGCGTCGCAGCGTGTCTCCCAGTCCGTGTTCGACGGTTCGAGGCTCCGTGTCGTCCTGCTGGTCGATGTCTACGACGGTGCCCAGCAGCAGTTCCTGGAGGCCTACGAGCAGTTGTGCAACCAGGTCGCCTCGGTCCCCGGGCATGTCAGCGACCAGCTGTGCCAGTCCATCGAGAACCCCTCCCAGTGGCTGATCACCAGCGAGTGGGAGAGCGCCCCGCCCTTCCTGACGTGGGTGAACAGCGAGGAACACGTGCACATGGTGGAGCCGCTGCACTCGTGCGTCCGGGACACCAGGTCGCTGCGCTTCCACATCGTCCGCGAGACCGGCGGACCGGCGGTGGACACCAAGGCGGGCAAGCGCCGGCTCCAGGCCTCCCCCCGCATCGGCGACGGCCTGATCCGGCACGCGCTCACCTTCACCGTCAAGCCGGGCAGCGAGGAGGCCGTGGCGAAGATCCTC
Above is a window of Streptomyces griseorubiginosus DNA encoding:
- a CDS encoding response regulator transcription factor, coding for MTIRVLLADDQALLRGTFRLLIDAQPDMEVVAEASDGAEAVRLARSERADVVVMDIRMPGVDGIEATRLIGRDEDLAGVKVLVLTTFEVDEFVVEALRAGASGFLGKGVDPAQLLDAVRLVAADEALLSPTATKKLIARFLAQPSPGALSDPGRLATLTPREREVMTLVASGLSNAEIAERLFVTPVTVKTHANRAMAKLGARDRAQLVVIAYESGLVRAGETRP
- a CDS encoding FAD-dependent monooxygenase; the protein is MNHRAEQADPTIHRVPVLIVGGSLVGLSTSVFLGRLGVRHTLVERHSGTSIHPRGRGNNVRTMELFRTAGVEPMIRQAAATLADNHGILQTPTLVGDAGEWLFKEIDAGGGLARFSPSSWCLCSQNDLEPVLLDHARRLGGDLRYATELMSFDSGPDGVTAVVKSRETGEHTTFLADYLVAADGPRSPAREQLGIGQSGPGDLFSNVSITFRSRRLADVVGERRFIVCYLTDPDADGALLPVDNRENWVFHAPWHPERGETLEEFTDERCTDHIRRAVGVPDLDVEITGRAPWHAAQRVATRYRAGRVFLAGDSAHEMSPTGAFGSNTGIQDAHNLAWKLAAVLGGWAGEGLLDSYDAERRPVAEATSARAAARSAEHSHPGYAPPPGTGGGPQRGILNVALGYRYPVGAVAGTDPATPVVPDRLDLSGEPGSRAPHLAVRHRGERISTLDLYERSFVLLSGAGDAGGWHEAAVRLAADTPVPLDSYRIGEGTEAELTPEGGTDWAAAHGTTSGGAVLVRPDGFVAWRAQGPAPDAEAVLREVLGAVLSLG
- a CDS encoding class F sortase, with amino-acid sequence MVLAAVAVLVVAVSLFGGNDSSPDDPSRPPQAAPVSGSAPAAGNPADGPAPTAAEGRHLPRSAPVRLLIPKISVDAPFTQLAIGPTGQLQPPPAANTNLVGWYADGASPGETGTSIIAGHVDTATSAAVFARLGELRKGDVFHVDRADGSRASFTVDSAETFAKDDFPSQRVYGDTAQAQVRLITCAGDYDHSVKDYTDNLVVFAHLT